From Motilibacter peucedani, one genomic window encodes:
- the cofC gene encoding 2-phospho-L-lactate guanylyltransferase: MARWTLLVPVKELSRAKTRLVPPPGVQRAELARAFALDTVAAAAAAELVERVVVVTDDPVLATRLPASAAVLAGGPDGLNPALLHAARELGAQPVAALTGDLPGLRSAELDTALATAAQHELGAVADAQGTGTTLLAAGHLSSFVPRFGEGSFAAHCAAGAAALPAGRSVRSDVDTADDLRSAVALGVGPHTAALLADRASA, from the coding sequence GTGGCGCGATGGACCCTCCTGGTGCCGGTCAAGGAGCTCTCCCGCGCCAAGACCCGGCTGGTGCCGCCGCCAGGCGTGCAGCGGGCCGAGCTGGCCCGCGCCTTCGCCCTCGACACCGTCGCCGCCGCAGCAGCGGCCGAGCTCGTCGAGCGCGTCGTCGTGGTCACCGACGACCCCGTGCTCGCCACCCGGCTGCCGGCCAGCGCGGCGGTCCTGGCAGGCGGGCCCGACGGCCTGAACCCTGCGCTGCTGCACGCGGCGCGCGAGCTGGGTGCGCAGCCGGTGGCCGCGCTGACCGGCGACCTGCCCGGGCTGCGCTCCGCCGAGCTCGACACCGCCCTGGCCACAGCCGCGCAGCACGAGCTGGGTGCGGTCGCCGACGCCCAGGGCACCGGCACGACGCTGCTGGCCGCGGGCCACCTCTCCTCGTTCGTGCCGCGCTTCGGCGAGGGCTCGTTCGCCGCGCACTGCGCCGCAGGGGCGGCTGCGCTGCCGGCCGGGCGCAGCGTCCGCTCCGACGTCGACACCGCCGACGACCTCCGCTCGGCGGTCGCGCTGGGCGTCGGCCCGCACACCGCCGCACTGCTCGCGGACCGGGCGTCGGCATGA
- a CDS encoding lysophospholipid acyltransferase family protein has translation MFTSRPKEGPFRQGPSYRVAVDVLKPLLMVFTRKQWDGVERLPREGGVIVVANHISVADPVGMARFIHDNQRRPRFLAKASLFSMPVVGWVLGGADQIPVHRDSRDAAKAFTAAVAAVKSGECVIIYPEGTTTRDPELWPMQARTGAARIALLTDAPVVPVAQWGAHELLPRGTKLPRLLPRKTLAFRVGEPVRLDDLREGPMTAEVLREATARILDAITAELEVLRGTKAPAERYDPRAHGAGEGGA, from the coding sequence GTGTTCACTTCGCGACCGAAGGAAGGCCCGTTCCGGCAGGGGCCGTCCTACCGCGTGGCCGTCGACGTGCTCAAGCCGTTGCTGATGGTCTTCACGCGCAAGCAGTGGGACGGCGTGGAGCGGCTGCCCCGCGAGGGCGGCGTCATCGTGGTGGCAAACCACATCTCGGTGGCCGACCCGGTCGGCATGGCCCGCTTCATCCACGACAACCAGCGGCGTCCGCGCTTCCTGGCCAAGGCCAGCCTGTTCTCGATGCCCGTCGTCGGCTGGGTGCTCGGCGGCGCCGACCAGATCCCCGTGCACCGCGACTCGCGCGACGCGGCCAAGGCGTTCACCGCCGCTGTCGCCGCGGTGAAGTCCGGGGAGTGCGTCATCATCTACCCCGAGGGCACGACGACCCGCGACCCGGAGCTCTGGCCGATGCAGGCCCGCACGGGCGCCGCCCGGATCGCCCTGCTGACCGACGCGCCCGTGGTGCCGGTCGCCCAGTGGGGAGCCCACGAGCTGCTTCCGCGAGGGACCAAGCTGCCCCGCCTGCTGCCCCGCAAGACCCTCGCCTTCCGGGTCGGTGAGCCCGTGCGGCTCGACGACCTGCGCGAGGGGCCGATGACCGCGGAGGTGCTGCGCGAGGCGACCGCCCGGATCCTCGACGCCATCACCGCCGAGCTGGAGGTCTTGCGTGGCACCAAGGCCCCCGCGGAGCGCTACGACCCCCGGGCCCACGGCGCCGGCGAGGGCGGCGCGTGA
- a CDS encoding DUF3515 family protein: protein MSATRLAVPVAAAAALLAAVLGVLALVRSGLDPRVTPPRVASAQVATQCRTFTASLPSVLGSYERRGTRPHSELTAAYGTPAITVRCGVVEPKPTGDYDCRRFGDQDWLVVPRRSDSLFLTFGTSPAVEVVVPDDYQAPPLEGLSGPASRLPRNGLACPDPG from the coding sequence CTGAGCGCCACCCGCCTCGCCGTCCCGGTCGCCGCCGCGGCCGCGCTGCTCGCGGCCGTCCTCGGGGTGCTGGCCCTGGTCCGCTCCGGGCTCGACCCGAGGGTGACACCGCCCAGGGTCGCCTCCGCGCAGGTCGCGACGCAGTGCCGGACCTTCACCGCGAGCCTGCCCTCGGTGCTCGGCAGCTACGAACGGCGCGGCACCCGTCCCCACAGCGAGCTGACCGCCGCCTACGGCACGCCGGCCATCACCGTGCGCTGCGGCGTGGTGGAGCCCAAGCCGACCGGCGACTACGACTGCCGGCGCTTCGGCGACCAGGACTGGCTCGTCGTGCCGCGGCGCAGCGACTCGCTCTTCCTCACCTTCGGCACCAGCCCCGCGGTCGAGGTCGTCGTGCCCGACGACTACCAGGCACCGCCGCTCGAGGGCCTCTCCGGGCCGGCCAGCCGGCTGCCGCGCAACGGGCTCGCCTGTCCCGACCCCGGCTGA
- a CDS encoding NAD(P)H-dependent glycerol-3-phosphate dehydrogenase, with product MTRVAVLGSGSWGTAFSIVLADAGASVSLWARRPELSSAIAAAGENSAYLPGVPVPPSVVPTADVAEALDGAEVVVLAVPAQTLRSNLEQFAPVLPSSAVLLSLAKGIELHSCKRMSEVVAETTGAPPERIAVLTGPNLAREIASRQPSASVVACADEEVAERLQDVVRTPWFRPYTNSDVVGCELAGAIKNVIALAVGMAAGMGLGDNAKASLVTRGLAETARLGSRLGANPLTFAGLAGLGDLVATCYSPLSRNRSIGERLGQGAALAEAVASLSQTAEGVKSAESVLELASLHEVDMPIAEQVVRVVRDGASPREAVEALMTRSAKPEL from the coding sequence GTGACCCGGGTCGCGGTCCTGGGCAGCGGGTCCTGGGGCACTGCGTTCAGCATCGTGCTGGCCGACGCGGGGGCGTCGGTCTCGCTGTGGGCGCGTCGACCGGAGCTCAGCAGCGCGATCGCGGCGGCCGGCGAGAACTCCGCCTACCTGCCAGGCGTTCCGGTGCCCCCTTCCGTGGTGCCGACCGCCGACGTGGCCGAGGCCCTCGACGGTGCCGAGGTCGTCGTCCTCGCGGTGCCGGCACAGACGCTGCGCTCCAACCTCGAGCAGTTCGCGCCTGTGCTGCCGTCGTCGGCCGTGCTGCTCAGCCTGGCCAAGGGCATCGAGCTGCACAGCTGCAAGCGGATGAGCGAGGTGGTCGCGGAGACCACGGGCGCGCCGCCCGAGCGCATCGCGGTGCTGACCGGGCCCAACCTCGCCCGCGAGATCGCCTCCCGCCAGCCGTCGGCGTCGGTCGTCGCCTGCGCCGACGAGGAGGTGGCTGAGCGGCTGCAGGACGTCGTGCGTACGCCGTGGTTCCGCCCCTACACCAACAGCGACGTCGTCGGCTGTGAGCTCGCAGGCGCCATCAAGAACGTCATCGCCCTCGCCGTCGGCATGGCGGCCGGCATGGGTCTCGGCGACAACGCGAAGGCGAGCCTGGTCACCCGTGGGCTCGCCGAGACCGCGCGCCTCGGCAGCCGGCTGGGCGCCAACCCGCTCACCTTCGCGGGCCTGGCCGGCCTGGGCGACCTGGTGGCCACGTGCTACTCGCCGCTGTCGCGCAACCGCTCGATCGGCGAGCGGCTCGGCCAGGGCGCCGCGCTGGCAGAGGCGGTCGCGAGCCTGTCGCAGACCGCCGAGGGCGTGAAGTCGGCCGAGTCCGTGCTCGAGCTGGCGAGCCTGCACGAGGTCGACATGCCGATCGCCGAGCAGGTCGTGCGAGTCGTCCGCGACGGTGCCTCGCCGCGCGAGGCGGTCGAGGCCCTCATGACGCGGAGCGCCAAGCCGGAGCTCTGA
- a CDS encoding trans-sulfuration enzyme family protein: MTSIPADASPDEPAAGRPLSLATLAVAAGRPPREPFAPLNVPPTFASTYVQGGPDDYGRFRNPTWSALEEAVGRLEGGRALAFSSGLAAVSAVLDEVPVGGVVVAPVGSYSGTLAALAKMQRSGRVGEVRTVDVADTAAVEAAAAGAHLVWVESPTNPLMAVADIPAVVAAARAAGALVAVDATFCSPLVLRPLELGADVVVHSATKYLSGHSDALLGVVVVRDDDLEQRLRTTRTLGGAVPGTMESWLVLRGLRTLHLRVQRSQASAQVLAERLAEHPAVDRVRFPGLPDDPGHSRARAQMTGFGSIVCAEVRGGVAEADSAVAACRLWIPATSLGGVESTLERRRRHAGESVEVPETLLRLSVGIEDVEDLWADLDAALRS; the protein is encoded by the coding sequence GTGACCTCGATCCCCGCCGACGCAAGCCCCGACGAGCCAGCCGCCGGGCGCCCGCTCTCGCTCGCTACCCTCGCCGTGGCTGCCGGCCGGCCGCCGCGCGAGCCGTTCGCCCCGCTCAACGTGCCGCCGACCTTCGCCTCCACCTACGTGCAGGGCGGTCCCGACGACTACGGGCGCTTCCGCAACCCGACGTGGAGCGCCCTGGAGGAGGCTGTCGGCCGGCTCGAGGGCGGCCGCGCCCTCGCGTTCTCCTCGGGCCTGGCGGCTGTCTCCGCGGTGCTCGACGAGGTGCCGGTCGGCGGCGTGGTCGTCGCCCCCGTCGGCTCCTACAGCGGCACCCTCGCCGCTCTGGCGAAGATGCAGCGCTCCGGCCGGGTCGGCGAGGTGCGCACCGTCGACGTCGCCGACACCGCAGCGGTCGAGGCGGCGGCCGCGGGCGCGCACCTGGTGTGGGTCGAGTCGCCGACCAACCCGCTGATGGCGGTGGCCGACATCCCTGCCGTCGTCGCGGCTGCAAGGGCCGCGGGCGCACTGGTGGCGGTCGACGCGACCTTCTGCTCCCCGCTCGTCCTGCGGCCGCTGGAGCTGGGAGCCGACGTCGTCGTGCACTCGGCCACGAAGTACCTCTCCGGCCACAGCGACGCCCTGCTCGGCGTCGTGGTGGTCCGCGACGACGACCTCGAGCAGCGGCTGCGTACGACCCGCACCCTGGGCGGCGCCGTGCCCGGCACGATGGAGTCCTGGCTGGTGCTGCGCGGGCTGCGCACCCTGCACCTGCGGGTCCAGCGCTCCCAGGCCTCGGCGCAGGTGCTGGCGGAGCGGCTCGCCGAGCACCCGGCGGTCGACCGCGTACGGTTCCCCGGCCTCCCCGACGACCCCGGCCACTCGCGCGCGCGGGCGCAGATGACCGGCTTCGGCTCGATCGTGTGCGCAGAGGTCCGCGGTGGTGTGGCCGAGGCCGACTCCGCCGTGGCGGCCTGCCGGCTGTGGATCCCCGCGACCAGCCTGGGCGGCGTCGAGTCCACCCTCGAGCGCCGGCGCCGGCACGCCGGCGAGAGCGTCGAGGTGCCCGAGACGCTGCTGCGGCTCTCGGTCGGCATCGAGGACGTCGAGGACCTGTGGGCCGACCTGGACGCGGCGCTGCGCTCCTAG
- a CDS encoding HU family DNA-binding protein, with protein MNRAQLIDELAGRLDGNKRQAQYALESVIDIIQRSLAKGEKVGITGFGVFERVDRAARTARNPATGASVRVKKTQVAKFRPGTDLKAIVSGQKKLPRAAAPAKKAAPAARGAAATGATAAKAAAASTPTRSTSTRGTATKAASSRSTTGAASKTTATKAPAKSASTRSASTGSTASKTVTKAPATKSTATKSAPARATKSSATKAAPSKSTASKSTAAKSTASKSTPSKATASKTTATRTTAAKSTASKSTAAKKAPAKRAAKKA; from the coding sequence GTGAACAGAGCTCAGCTCATCGACGAGCTTGCCGGCCGTCTCGACGGCAACAAGCGCCAGGCTCAGTACGCACTCGAGTCTGTCATCGACATCATCCAGCGCTCGCTCGCCAAGGGCGAGAAGGTCGGTATCACGGGCTTCGGGGTGTTCGAGCGCGTCGACCGCGCTGCGCGCACCGCCCGCAACCCTGCCACCGGGGCCAGCGTCCGGGTCAAGAAGACCCAGGTCGCGAAGTTCCGTCCGGGCACCGACCTCAAGGCCATCGTGAGCGGGCAGAAGAAGCTCCCGCGGGCCGCGGCGCCGGCGAAGAAGGCAGCACCCGCCGCACGCGGCGCTGCTGCCACCGGGGCGACGGCCGCCAAGGCCGCTGCCGCGTCCACCCCGACCCGGTCGACCTCGACCCGGGGCACCGCCACCAAGGCCGCGTCGAGCCGCAGCACCACCGGTGCCGCGTCGAAGACGACCGCCACCAAGGCTCCGGCGAAGTCCGCCTCGACGCGCTCCGCGTCGACCGGCTCGACCGCGAGCAAGACCGTCACCAAGGCGCCCGCGACGAAGTCGACGGCGACCAAGTCAGCTCCCGCGCGGGCGACGAAGTCCTCGGCGACCAAGGCCGCTCCCAGCAAGAGCACCGCGAGCAAGAGCACGGCTGCCAAGTCGACGGCGTCGAAGTCGACGCCCAGCAAGGCGACCGCCAGCAAGACCACGGCGACGAGGACGACGGCCGCCAAGTCGACCGCGTCGAAGTCGACCGCTGCCAAGAAGGCCCCCGCGAAGCGGGCCGCCAAGAAGGCCTGA
- the leuD gene encoding 3-isopropylmalate dehydratase small subunit — MRAFTTHTGTAVPLRRSNVDTDQIIPAVYLKRVTRTGFEDALFAAWRTDPTFVLNDPSFAAGTILVAGPDFGTGSSREHAVWALNDYGFRVVISSRFADIFRGNSLKQGLLTAQVEQSVVEALWALVEADPTTAVTVDLHEKTVRAGDLVAPFDVDDYGRWRLLEGLDDVDLTLRHADEIAAFEAVRPSWKPRTLPALS, encoded by the coding sequence ATGCGCGCCTTCACCACGCACACCGGCACCGCGGTTCCCTTGCGCCGCAGCAATGTCGACACCGACCAGATCATCCCGGCCGTCTACCTGAAGAGGGTCACCCGCACGGGCTTCGAGGACGCGCTGTTCGCGGCCTGGCGCACCGACCCGACCTTCGTCCTCAACGACCCGTCGTTCGCGGCGGGCACGATCCTCGTGGCCGGGCCCGACTTCGGCACCGGCAGCTCGCGCGAGCACGCCGTGTGGGCCCTCAACGACTACGGCTTCCGCGTCGTCATCTCCTCGCGCTTCGCCGACATCTTCAGGGGCAACTCGCTCAAGCAGGGCCTGCTGACCGCACAGGTCGAGCAGTCGGTCGTCGAGGCGCTGTGGGCGCTGGTCGAGGCCGACCCCACCACCGCCGTGACGGTCGACCTCCACGAGAAGACCGTGCGCGCGGGCGATCTGGTGGCGCCGTTCGACGTCGACGACTACGGCCGCTGGCGCCTGCTCGAGGGGCTCGACGACGTCGACCTGACCCTGCGCCACGCCGACGAGATCGCGGCGTTCGAGGCGGTCCGGCCGTCCTGGAAGCCGCGTACGCTGCCCGCCCTCTCCTGA
- the rpmB gene encoding 50S ribosomal protein L28, giving the protein MAANCDVCGKGPGFGNNISHSHRRTRRRWNPNIQTVHALVGKTPKRLNVCTSCLKAGKVTR; this is encoded by the coding sequence GTGGCTGCCAACTGCGACGTCTGCGGCAAGGGGCCGGGCTTCGGCAACAACATCTCGCACTCGCACCGGCGCACCCGTCGCCGCTGGAACCCCAACATCCAGACGGTGCACGCGCTGGTGGGCAAGACGCCGAAGCGGCTCAACGTGTGCACCTCGTGCCTGAAGGCCGGCAAGGTCACCCGCTAG
- a CDS encoding MFS transporter, whose amino-acid sequence MTTWALVADAVPVYPVYALLFTDSGLGDGQVSALFALWSLVSALAEVPFGALADRVPRRQVLVAAGLVQAAGMACWTVAPCLAGFAAGFVLWGLSGALSSGAREALLVDGLVALDAVDLVPRALARLSAAELVAQLPAAVLASLLLPLGGYPLVGAASVGTCTAAAVLAARVPEPAPPPPRSEGGGQAYLAGLREAVSDVRRGPLLRAAVLALALVTGLDALEEYFGLLVHGWHVPLTATPAVLLVVSLAGALGGWVGGRLRPRHPAVLLAAAALLLGLAVAAGGPVAVALLACFYAGYRAVLVDVTVRLQERVERSRATVTSLASLATEGVGLAVFGLWALAGASGTPWLVAAVAVALAAAGQRRPTGRSRAVRSSRSTRAG is encoded by the coding sequence ATGACCACCTGGGCGCTGGTGGCGGACGCCGTCCCCGTCTACCCCGTCTACGCCCTGCTGTTCACGGACTCCGGCCTCGGTGACGGCCAGGTCTCCGCACTGTTCGCGCTGTGGTCGCTGGTGTCGGCGCTCGCGGAGGTGCCCTTCGGGGCGCTCGCCGACCGGGTGCCGCGCCGGCAGGTGCTGGTCGCCGCCGGTCTCGTGCAGGCGGCCGGCATGGCGTGCTGGACGGTCGCGCCCTGCCTCGCGGGGTTCGCGGCCGGCTTCGTGCTCTGGGGCCTGAGCGGGGCGCTGTCCTCGGGGGCGCGCGAGGCGCTGCTCGTCGACGGGCTGGTGGCCCTGGACGCCGTCGACCTGGTGCCCCGGGCCCTGGCGCGCCTCTCGGCCGCCGAGCTCGTCGCCCAGCTGCCTGCAGCCGTCCTCGCCTCGCTGCTGCTACCGCTCGGCGGCTACCCGCTGGTCGGCGCTGCGAGCGTCGGCACCTGCACCGCCGCGGCGGTGCTCGCCGCACGCGTACCCGAGCCGGCTCCTCCGCCGCCGCGGAGCGAGGGAGGAGGGCAGGCGTACCTCGCGGGCCTGCGCGAGGCGGTCAGCGACGTACGCCGCGGCCCCCTGCTCCGCGCCGCCGTCCTGGCGCTCGCGCTGGTGACCGGGCTCGACGCGCTGGAGGAGTACTTCGGCCTGCTCGTGCACGGCTGGCACGTGCCCCTCACGGCGACGCCCGCGGTGCTGCTCGTCGTGTCGCTCGCGGGGGCGCTCGGCGGGTGGGTGGGCGGCCGGCTGAGGCCGCGCCACCCCGCCGTGCTGCTCGCCGCGGCGGCCCTGCTGCTCGGCCTCGCGGTCGCCGCGGGCGGCCCGGTGGCGGTGGCGCTGCTGGCCTGCTTCTACGCCGGCTACCGCGCGGTCCTGGTCGACGTGACGGTCCGGCTGCAGGAGCGCGTCGAGCGGTCCCGGGCGACCGTCACGTCGCTCGCCTCGCTGGCCACGGAGGGCGTCGGGCTCGCGGTGTTCGGCCTGTGGGCGCTCGCCGGTGCGAGTGGTACGCCGTGGCTCGTCGCCGCCGTCGCCGTGGCGCTGGCGGCGGCCGGTCAGCGCAGGCCGACCGGCCGCTCGAGAGCCGTGCGCAGCAGCCGGTCGACCAGGGCCGGGTAG
- a CDS encoding Lrp/AsnC family transcriptional regulator: MVHAYILVQTEVGRISTVASAIAEIPGVVSAEEAIGPYDVIVRAQAPDMDELGRLVIAQVQAVEGITRTLTCSVVSV, from the coding sequence GTGGTCCATGCCTACATCCTGGTGCAGACCGAGGTGGGCCGGATCTCCACCGTCGCGAGCGCCATCGCGGAGATCCCCGGCGTGGTCAGCGCCGAGGAGGCCATCGGTCCCTACGACGTGATCGTGCGGGCGCAGGCGCCCGACATGGACGAGCTGGGCCGCCTGGTCATCGCGCAGGTGCAGGCAGTCGAGGGCATCACGCGCACCCTGACCTGCTCGGTGGTGTCGGTCTGA
- a CDS encoding thiamine-phosphate kinase — protein sequence MGAEGQDSGLDLAGPSIGTTGEFAVLRQVTARLPQGPGVLVGPGDDAAVVAAPDARVVVTTDVLVEDVHFRRDWSSAYEVGRKAAAQNCADVAAMGARATALVVGLSAPRDLPLDWATGLTDGLRDESARAGASVVGGDMTRGERVVVSVTALGDLEGRAPVLRSGARPGDLVVVAGALGTSAAGLALHLRGDAALLESWAALAAAHRVPVPDYAAGPALARAGATAMLDVSDGLLQDLGHVAAASGVDLVVDAAALEPDLERVGGAAAALGEQGWDWVLGGGEEHALAATLPPGAPLPHGVRVVGRVVAASAGGGVVTVAGLAPVRVVRRGWDHYAR from the coding sequence ATGGGCGCTGAAGGGCAGGATAGCGGCCTGGACCTCGCGGGACCGAGCATCGGCACCACGGGTGAGTTCGCCGTCCTGCGGCAGGTCACCGCGCGGCTCCCGCAGGGCCCCGGCGTGCTCGTCGGCCCGGGCGACGACGCCGCCGTCGTCGCGGCGCCCGACGCGCGCGTCGTCGTGACGACCGACGTGCTCGTCGAGGACGTCCACTTCCGCCGCGACTGGTCCAGCGCCTACGAGGTCGGCCGCAAGGCTGCCGCGCAGAACTGCGCCGACGTCGCCGCCATGGGGGCCCGCGCCACCGCCCTCGTGGTCGGGCTGAGCGCGCCGCGCGACCTGCCACTCGACTGGGCGACCGGGCTCACCGACGGGCTGCGCGACGAGAGCGCGCGGGCCGGTGCCTCCGTGGTCGGCGGCGACATGACCCGCGGCGAGCGCGTCGTCGTCAGCGTCACCGCGCTCGGCGACCTCGAGGGGCGGGCGCCGGTGCTGCGCTCGGGCGCCCGGCCCGGCGACCTCGTCGTCGTGGCGGGAGCGCTGGGTACGTCTGCGGCCGGCCTCGCGCTGCACCTGCGCGGCGACGCCGCGCTGCTCGAGAGCTGGGCGGCGCTGGCAGCGGCCCACCGCGTACCCGTCCCCGACTACGCGGCCGGGCCGGCGCTCGCGCGCGCCGGTGCCACGGCGATGCTCGACGTGAGCGACGGGCTGCTGCAGGACCTCGGGCACGTGGCGGCCGCCAGCGGCGTCGACCTCGTGGTCGACGCGGCGGCGCTGGAGCCCGACCTCGAGCGCGTGGGCGGGGCGGCGGCCGCTCTGGGGGAGCAGGGCTGGGACTGGGTGCTCGGCGGCGGCGAGGAGCACGCGCTCGCCGCGACCCTGCCGCCCGGCGCACCCCTGCCGCACGGCGTGCGCGTCGTCGGCCGGGTCGTCGCCGCCTCGGCCGGCGGCGGGGTCGTCACCGTCGCGGGCCTCGCGCCCGTCCGGGTGGTGCGGCGGGGCTGGGACCACTACGCGCGCTGA
- a CDS encoding D-alanine--D-alanine ligase family protein, with product MPADDLPADDPTPARPRVALLFGGRSSEHAISCVSAGCVLEAIDSAAWDVVPVGITRDGRWALASDEPGALAIRDGVLPEASGAGDALVLQADPAAKALVLRDAASVPAELGTVDVVFPLLHGPFGEDGTVQGLLELAGLRYVGSGVFASAASMDKGHMKAALSSAGLEVGAYVVVPPRAWEHDRAAVRARVEALGLPVFVKPCRAGSSVGISKVSSWDDLEPAVELAQSHDPRVIVEAAVTGRELECGVLEGTGGSAPEASVVAEITVDPAHEFYDFQAKYLDGSTRLDVPADLPAAVSDQVRRLAVDAFEALGCEGLARVDFFLRPDGTAVVNEVNTMPGFTPASVFPQAWAASGLDYPALVDRLLRTALERPVGLR from the coding sequence ATGCCTGCCGACGACCTGCCTGCCGACGACCCGACGCCCGCCCGCCCGCGCGTCGCCCTGCTGTTCGGCGGGCGCAGCTCCGAGCACGCCATCTCCTGCGTGTCAGCAGGGTGCGTCCTCGAGGCGATCGACAGCGCGGCGTGGGACGTCGTGCCCGTCGGCATCACCCGCGACGGGCGCTGGGCCCTCGCCTCCGACGAGCCGGGCGCGCTGGCGATCCGCGACGGCGTGCTGCCGGAGGCGTCGGGCGCCGGCGACGCCCTGGTGCTGCAGGCCGACCCCGCCGCGAAGGCGCTCGTGCTGCGCGACGCCGCCTCCGTGCCCGCCGAGCTCGGCACCGTCGACGTGGTCTTCCCGTTGCTGCACGGGCCCTTCGGCGAGGACGGCACCGTGCAGGGGCTGCTGGAGCTCGCCGGCCTGCGCTACGTCGGCAGCGGGGTCTTCGCCTCCGCGGCCTCCATGGACAAGGGCCACATGAAGGCCGCGCTGAGCTCGGCCGGGCTCGAGGTCGGGGCCTACGTCGTCGTGCCGCCGCGCGCCTGGGAGCACGACCGGGCCGCCGTCCGCGCCCGCGTCGAGGCCCTGGGACTGCCGGTGTTCGTCAAGCCGTGCCGCGCGGGCTCGAGCGTCGGCATCAGCAAGGTGAGCTCGTGGGACGACCTCGAGCCGGCGGTCGAGCTGGCGCAGTCGCACGACCCGCGCGTCATCGTCGAGGCCGCCGTGACCGGCCGCGAGCTCGAGTGCGGCGTGCTCGAGGGCACCGGCGGGTCGGCGCCCGAGGCCAGCGTCGTCGCCGAGATCACGGTCGACCCGGCCCACGAGTTCTACGACTTCCAGGCGAAGTACCTCGACGGCTCCACCCGGCTCGACGTCCCGGCCGACCTGCCCGCCGCTGTGTCCGACCAGGTGCGCCGGCTCGCCGTCGACGCCTTCGAGGCCCTCGGCTGCGAAGGGCTGGCCCGCGTCGACTTCTTCCTGCGGCCCGACGGCACCGCGGTCGTCAACGAGGTCAACACCATGCCCGGGTTCACGCCGGCGTCGGTCTTCCCGCAGGCCTGGGCCGCCAGCGGCCTCGACTACCCGGCCCTGGTCGACCGGCTGCTGCGCACGGCTCTCGAGCGGCCGGTCGGCCTGCGCTGA